In the Helianthus annuus cultivar XRQ/B chromosome 11, HanXRQr2.0-SUNRISE, whole genome shotgun sequence genome, one interval contains:
- the LOC110885826 gene encoding peptidyl-prolyl cis-trans isomerase FKBP42 — protein sequence MEEVQQQQPNGSVGQDGETEIAPNGSSETHGEPPQNGQDAEEEIVMEGSSFVQGGPPQDDNGPPKVDTKVDVIHEKVTKQVIKEGHGEKPSKYSTCFLHYRAWTESTQHKFEDTWQELQLTELVLGKEKKEMTGLAIGVSSMKAGERALLHVGWELGYGEEGSFSFPNVPPKADIIYEVELVGFDETKEGKARSDMTVEERISAADRRRMDGNNLFKEDKLEEAMQQYEMAIAYMGDDFMFQLFGKYQDMAVAVKNPCHLNMAACLIKLKRYEEAIAQCSIVLAEDQNNVKALFRRGKARSELGQTDAAREDFTKARKHAPEDKAISKELRALAEQDKIVYQKQKELYKGLFGPRPEPKKPKTVTSWFLVVWQWLISLFYGLFRRERIKTE from the exons GTCAAGATGCTGAGGAGGAAATTGTGATGGAAGGATCTTCATTTGTGCAAGGAGGACCTCCTCAAGATGATAACGGACCTCCTAAAGTTGATACCAAAGTGGACGTTATCCATGAAAAAGTTACAAAGCAAGTCATTAAGGAAGGTCATGGTGAAAAGCCATCAAAATATTCAACTTGCTTTT TGCACTACAGAGCATGGACTGAAAGTACCCAGCACAAGTTTGAAGACACTTGGCAGGAGCTACAACTAACTGAATTAGTCTTAGGGAAAG AGAAAAAAGAGATGACAGGATTGGCAATTGGGGTGTCCTCCATGAAAGCTGGTGAGCGCGCTCTCTTACATGTGGGTTGGGAATTAGGGTATGGTGAAGAAGGAAGCTTTTCATTTCCAAATGTGCCACCTAAGGCAGATATCATCTATGAAGTCGAGTTAGTCGGTTTTGATGAAACCAAAGAA GGGAAAGCGCGTAGTGACATGACAGTAGAAGAGAGAATCAGTGCAGCAGATAGAAGAAGGATGGATGGAAATAATTTGTTTAAAGAAGACAAATTAGAGGAGGCTATGCAACAATATGAAATG GCCATTGCATACATGGGTGACGATTTCATGTTCCAGTTATTTGGAAAGTATCAGGACATGGCTGTGGCGGTCAAAAACCCGTGTCACCTTAACATGGCAGCTTGTTTGATAAAGCTTAAACGCTATGAAGAAGCCATTGCTCAATGCTCTATC GTACTCGCAGAGGATCAAAATAATGTGAAAGCACTATTCAGACGAGGGAAAGCTAGATCTGAACTCGGGCAGACAGATGCTGCCCGAGAAGACTTCACGAAAGCCCGTAAACATGCCCCAGAAGACAAAGCAATCTCAAAGGAACTGCGTGCACTAGCCGAACAAGACAAGATCGTTTATCAAAAACAAAAGGAGCTGTACAAAGGATTGTTCGGGCCAAGACCCGAACCCAAAAAACCCAAGACGGTTACTAGCTGGTTTCTTGTAGTTTGGCAGTGGCTGATCTCACTATTCTATGGTCTTTTCAGGCGTGAAAGGATCAAAACCGAATGA